One Oncorhynchus kisutch isolate 150728-3 linkage group LG11, Okis_V2, whole genome shotgun sequence genomic region harbors:
- the LOC116376360 gene encoding nuclear factor 7, brain-like yields the protein MATSSSTLTDHLCCAICTEIFNDPVSLSCQHTFCKRCFEKSLEARLRPRCPECRAPIMERNFQINRLVRNMADQLRLEQSRQENTGGQRPSSETEDECPEHGEAMKLFCVTDSKLICLVCKEGRDHRGHTFRPMREAQEDLMTEVVSALSILKVDLYNVQHTRESQQRNISKRGEKSSQVKENIRTLFEEVINKLKQREEEAMREIDSSDGLINIKMERCLTEIKRHETDVKKRETSLQSGLDITDPRKFLQWWTEKGHATCDTRQIVQASTVYAVYPGS from the coding sequence ATGGCTACATCTTCCTCTACCCTCACCGACCACCTCTGTTGCGCCATCTGTACAGAGATCTTTAATGACCCTGTGTCTCTCAGCTGCCAGCACACCTTCTGTAAGAGATGTTTTGAAAAAAGCCTTGAGGCTAGACTCCGACCCCGCTGCCCTGAGTGTAGAGCTCCGATCATGGAGAGAAACTTTCAGATCAACAGACTGGTTCGGAACATGGCGGACCAGCTGAGACTGGAGCAGAGTAGACAGGAGAACACCGGAGGACAAAGACCTTCAAGTGAGACAGAAGATGAGTGTCCTGAGCACGGAGAAGCTATGAAGCTGTTCTGTGTGACAGACAGTAAGCTGATCTGTCTTGTCTGTAAGGAAGGGAGAGACCACAGAGGACACACATTCAGACCTATGAGAGAAGCACAGGAGGATCTGATGACAGAAGTGGTCTCAGCATTATCTATACTGAAGGTAGACTTGTACAATGTGCAACATACAAGAGAAAGTCAACAAAGAAACATCtctaagagaggagagaaatccAGCCAAGTCAAGGAAAACATCAGGACCCTGTTTGAGGAAGTAATCAACAAGCTgaagcagagagaagaggaggcgaTGAGAGAGATAGACAGCAGTGATGGTCTTATCAATATCAAAATGGAGAGATGTCTGACTGAAATAAAGAGACACGAGACAGatgtgaaaaagagagagacctcTCTTCAATCTGGACTGGACATCACTGACCCCAGGAAGTTCCTTCAGTGGTGGACAGAGAAGGGTCACGCTACATGTGATACAAGGCAAATTGTCCAGGCATCTACAGTGTACGCAGTTTATCCAGGTTCCTAA